The following coding sequences are from one Arachis hypogaea cultivar Tifrunner chromosome 7, arahy.Tifrunner.gnm2.J5K5, whole genome shotgun sequence window:
- the LOC112702460 gene encoding uncharacterized protein isoform X1: MDNNQKQGSSSSTMNNFDQFFGPKDSSSTSSSSIALFGSIFPPSSSVGGRDYSRTQDVAGKHFAISGKSKSSGMSNKNESVVEPNYYSSSIYYGGQEIYSPRDRTTTTATTTPPPQPYHHAFKKEKEDDDPNGSDPNGASRGNWWQGRSLCTQ; this comes from the exons ATGGACAATAACCAAAAACAAGGATCTTCTTCATCAACCATGAATAACTTTGATCAATTTTTTGGTCCCAAGGACTCATCCTCTACTTCATCTTCCTCCATCGCTCTCTTTGGTTCCATTTTTCCGCCTTCATCATCT gttGGAGGGAGAGATTATTCAAGAACACAAGATGTGGCAGGAAAACATTTTGCAATATCAG GTAAAAGTAAGAGTAGTGGTATGTCAAACAAGAATGAGAGTGTGGTGGAGCCTAACTACTACAGCTCTTCAATCTACTATGGTGGTCAAGAAATTTATTCTCCAAGAGACAGgaccaccaccaccgccactaCTACTCCTCCTCCTCAACCCTACCATCATGCT TTCAAAAAAGAAAAGGAGGATGATGATCCGAATGGTAGCGATCCAAACGGTGCTTCAAGAGGGAATTGGTGGCAAGGTAGGAGCCTCTGCACCCAATAG
- the LOC112702460 gene encoding uncharacterized protein isoform X2, translated as MDNNQKQGSSSSTMNNFDQFFGPKDSSSTSSSSIALFGSIFPPSSSVGGRDYSRTQDVAGKHFAISGKSKSSGMSNKNESVVEPNYYSSSIYYGGQEIYSPRDRTTTTATTTPPPQPYHHAFKKEKEDDDPNGSDPNGASRGNWWQGSLYY; from the exons ATGGACAATAACCAAAAACAAGGATCTTCTTCATCAACCATGAATAACTTTGATCAATTTTTTGGTCCCAAGGACTCATCCTCTACTTCATCTTCCTCCATCGCTCTCTTTGGTTCCATTTTTCCGCCTTCATCATCT gttGGAGGGAGAGATTATTCAAGAACACAAGATGTGGCAGGAAAACATTTTGCAATATCAG GTAAAAGTAAGAGTAGTGGTATGTCAAACAAGAATGAGAGTGTGGTGGAGCCTAACTACTACAGCTCTTCAATCTACTATGGTGGTCAAGAAATTTATTCTCCAAGAGACAGgaccaccaccaccgccactaCTACTCCTCCTCCTCAACCCTACCATCATGCT TTCAAAAAAGAAAAGGAGGATGATGATCCGAATGGTAGCGATCCAAACGGTGCTTCAAGAGGGAATTGGTGGCAAG GTTCTCTTTATTATTAA